In Limibacter armeniacum, a single window of DNA contains:
- a CDS encoding amidohydrolase, which produces MTTQALNITLIQADLHWLSPEANLAMLEEMIWQIPSPTDLIVLPEMFNTGFAKEAASLAEPMNLTTFKWMKQQAAQTGAVVTGSYVVKENGNCYNRLIWMRPDGTYEQYDKRHLFSMADEHLSFTAGKDSLLVDLKGWKICPLICYDLRFPVWSRNQSLSYDLLLYVANWPAARVNAWDTLLAARAIENLSYCIGVNRVGTDGNGIPYNGHTAAYSPKGEALLAPQEQEGIWQVTLEKDILSKFREKFPAHLDADHFKLI; this is translated from the coding sequence ATGACAACACAAGCCCTGAATATAACACTGATACAAGCAGACTTACATTGGCTTTCTCCTGAAGCCAATTTGGCTATGCTGGAGGAAATGATTTGGCAAATCCCCTCTCCAACTGACCTGATTGTACTCCCTGAAATGTTCAATACCGGTTTTGCAAAGGAAGCTGCCTCTCTGGCTGAACCTATGAACCTTACTACCTTTAAATGGATGAAGCAGCAGGCTGCTCAAACTGGTGCAGTAGTAACAGGTAGCTATGTTGTCAAGGAAAATGGTAACTGCTATAACAGGCTGATCTGGATGAGACCTGACGGCACTTATGAGCAGTATGACAAACGCCATTTATTCAGTATGGCTGATGAACACCTCAGTTTCACTGCTGGAAAGGATTCCCTACTTGTAGACCTAAAAGGGTGGAAAATATGCCCTCTAATCTGTTATGACCTAAGATTCCCTGTTTGGTCACGTAACCAATCACTATCCTATGACCTGCTCCTTTATGTTGCCAACTGGCCAGCTGCCAGAGTCAATGCATGGGACACATTACTGGCTGCCAGGGCTATTGAAAACCTGTCATATTGTATTGGTGTCAACAGAGTGGGTACCGATGGAAATGGTATTCCTTACAATGGACATACAGCGGCCTACTCACCTAAAGGAGAAGCTCTTTTAGCACCTCAAGAACAAGAAGGTATTTGGCAGGTGACGCTCGAAAAAGATATACTTTCAAAGTTTAGAGAAAAGTTCCCAGCACATTTAGATGCTGACCATTTTAAACTGATATAA
- a CDS encoding M48 family metallopeptidase — MYQTNSEGQIILLVILAIVTAEFVLERVLSFLNRKNMSNPLPEKLTGIYEEDKYRKSQEYSAVKSKFGLFSSTVTFLFTIAMLAFGGYGWLDGLVSEWTQNTMLQAIFFFGVLALISDIIGIPFELYNTFVIEEKFGFNKMKPATFIADKVKGWVIGAIVGGGLLSAFIWFYQSYPSMFWLYGWGIIMAVMLLITMFYTNLLLPLFNKITPLEEGELRAAIEAYAATVNFPLKKIMVMDGSKRSTKANAFFSGLGSNKNIVLYDTLIEKLDTDEIVAVLAHEVGHYKKKHTLQSIVITAINMFVTLYVLSLVIDLEALSVALGAGEAKFHLGLLAFSLLYSPLSLVTGLLMNLFSRKNEYEADAYATKTSSGLALIGALKKLTVDSLSNLTPHPAFVFFHYSHPPLLQRMNAMEKEMETI, encoded by the coding sequence ATGTATCAAACAAATTCAGAAGGTCAAATTATACTACTGGTTATTCTGGCCATTGTTACTGCAGAGTTTGTGCTTGAGAGAGTCCTTTCATTCCTCAACCGCAAAAACATGAGCAATCCATTACCCGAAAAACTGACTGGCATCTACGAAGAAGACAAGTATAGAAAATCACAAGAATACAGTGCTGTAAAAAGCAAGTTTGGTTTGTTTTCAAGTACAGTTACCTTCCTGTTTACGATTGCCATGTTGGCTTTTGGAGGGTACGGATGGCTTGACGGACTTGTGTCTGAATGGACACAAAACACAATGCTACAGGCTATATTTTTCTTTGGTGTACTGGCACTTATTTCAGACATCATTGGTATTCCTTTTGAACTGTACAACACTTTCGTCATTGAAGAGAAATTCGGTTTCAACAAAATGAAACCTGCTACTTTTATTGCTGATAAAGTGAAAGGTTGGGTAATAGGCGCCATTGTAGGAGGAGGTTTACTTTCTGCCTTTATCTGGTTTTACCAAAGCTACCCGTCTATGTTCTGGCTGTATGGTTGGGGAATTATAATGGCTGTAATGCTACTCATCACCATGTTCTACACTAACCTGTTGCTTCCACTGTTCAACAAGATTACACCACTGGAAGAAGGCGAATTAAGGGCTGCTATTGAGGCATATGCCGCTACCGTTAATTTCCCTCTGAAAAAAATCATGGTTATGGATGGTTCTAAAAGAAGCACAAAAGCCAATGCTTTCTTTAGTGGACTAGGCAGCAATAAAAATATCGTTCTTTATGACACCTTGATTGAAAAGCTTGATACAGATGAAATTGTAGCAGTACTGGCTCATGAGGTAGGTCATTACAAGAAAAAACACACTTTGCAGAGCATTGTGATTACTGCTATAAACATGTTCGTTACGCTCTATGTACTTAGCCTTGTAATTGATCTGGAAGCGCTTTCAGTAGCATTAGGAGCAGGTGAAGCTAAATTCCACCTTGGTCTATTGGCTTTCTCACTTCTCTACAGCCCACTATCTTTGGTTACTGGACTGTTGATGAATCTATTCTCTAGAAAGAATGAATATGAGGCTGATGCTTATGCTACTAAGACCTCATCCGGACTAGCACTTATTGGTGCCTTGAAGAAGCTTACGGTGGACTCATTGAGCAACCTGACACCCCACCCTGCTTTTGTATTTTTCCACTATTCGCACCCACCGCTTTTACAGCGAATGAATGCGATGGAAAAAGAAATGGAAACCATATAA
- a CDS encoding mechanosensitive ion channel family protein — translation MEQVQKFIVEDLPAMVMKYGVKVIGAVALFIVGWVVINSFSRVVANRMKKRADNEALVDFIKTALNITLKVLLIVAVIGMIGIQTTSLIAALGSVGLAVGLALQGSLSNVAGGVLIVVLRPFKVGDVIQAQGEVGKVEAISLFNTTITNPQNRKVVIPNAPLSNGVITNFTERGSARFDVNIGISYDADVRVARKVLLEVIKSDERVLKDPEPQVVVNAFGDSSVDLIVRGHAKVDDYWPTYFSVMENCKIALDEHGIEIPFPQRVLHVVNSENKNLA, via the coding sequence ATGGAGCAAGTTCAGAAATTTATAGTAGAGGATTTGCCAGCAATGGTAATGAAGTATGGGGTGAAGGTAATTGGCGCTGTAGCACTATTTATTGTTGGTTGGGTTGTAATTAACTCGTTCTCTAGGGTTGTTGCCAACCGAATGAAGAAAAGAGCTGACAATGAAGCGTTAGTTGATTTTATCAAGACAGCACTGAATATTACGCTCAAGGTGTTGCTGATTGTAGCCGTAATTGGTATGATTGGCATTCAGACAACCTCATTGATTGCTGCTTTGGGATCAGTTGGTCTGGCAGTAGGTTTAGCGTTGCAAGGTAGCCTTTCAAATGTGGCAGGAGGGGTACTGATTGTAGTGCTACGTCCTTTTAAGGTTGGTGATGTGATTCAGGCACAAGGTGAAGTAGGAAAAGTGGAGGCGATAAGTCTTTTCAATACAACAATTACCAACCCGCAGAACAGAAAGGTGGTGATACCAAATGCACCGCTCTCCAATGGTGTTATTACCAACTTCACAGAAAGAGGCTCAGCAAGGTTTGATGTCAATATTGGTATTTCATATGATGCAGACGTAAGAGTGGCACGTAAGGTATTACTTGAAGTCATTAAAAGTGATGAAAGAGTATTGAAGGATCCAGAGCCACAAGTAGTGGTGAATGCATTTGGTGATAGCTCGGTTGACCTTATCGTGAGAGGACATGCAAAAGTAGATGACTATTGGCCAACTTATTTCAGTGTAATGGAAAACTGTAAGATTGCCTTGGATGAGCATGGCATTGAAATTCCTTTCCCACAACGTGTATTGCATGTAGTGAACTCTGAAAACAAAAACTTGGCATAA
- a CDS encoding thiol-disulfide oxidoreductase DCC family protein, with product MNPKIILFDGVCNLCNGAINFVIDHDKNARFKFAALQSEEGQQFLEKHDLDKNDFDSFVLVEGDKVSQRSTAALKVAKGLGGFWSILYAFIIVPRPIRDFVYKVIAKNRYKWFGKRDACRLPTPELKERFVSYDSPSKA from the coding sequence ATGAATCCGAAAATCATCTTATTTGATGGCGTATGTAACCTTTGCAATGGGGCTATCAACTTTGTAATTGACCATGACAAAAATGCTCGCTTCAAGTTTGCAGCACTTCAGTCCGAAGAGGGACAGCAATTTCTTGAAAAGCATGACCTTGACAAAAATGATTTTGACAGCTTTGTATTGGTAGAGGGCGACAAAGTGAGCCAACGTTCTACAGCTGCCTTAAAAGTGGCTAAAGGATTGGGGGGATTTTGGTCGATATTGTATGCGTTCATAATAGTCCCAAGACCAATTCGTGATTTTGTCTATAAAGTAATTGCCAAAAACAGATATAAGTGGTTTGGAAAAAGAGATGCATGCCGTCTGCCAACTCCCGAACTTAAAGAAAGGTTTGTATCATATGACAGCCCTTCAAAAGCCTAA
- the def gene encoding peptide deformylase yields the protein MIYPVIAYGDPILKKVAAEIKQEGDIDVKEIAANMFDTMYEASGVGIAGPQVGISKRIFVIDSNLMLDEDSKEEGMKMVFINPEIVEEDGDDWGYEEGCLSIPGIRGEIFRPERITLSWFDENWVKHEKEFDGMTARVIQHEYDHLDGILFTEMLSPLKRRLLKGKLDKITKGQCNYDYKMKFYKK from the coding sequence ATGATATATCCAGTAATAGCATACGGTGATCCGATCCTGAAAAAAGTAGCAGCAGAAATCAAGCAAGAAGGCGACATTGACGTAAAGGAAATCGCTGCCAATATGTTTGATACAATGTACGAAGCAAGTGGTGTTGGAATTGCAGGTCCACAAGTAGGTATCAGCAAAAGAATTTTCGTGATCGACTCAAACCTTATGCTGGACGAAGATTCCAAAGAGGAAGGAATGAAAATGGTATTCATTAACCCTGAAATCGTTGAAGAAGATGGCGATGACTGGGGTTATGAGGAAGGTTGTTTGAGTATTCCGGGTATCAGAGGAGAAATCTTCAGACCTGAACGTATCACGCTTTCATGGTTTGACGAAAACTGGGTAAAGCATGAGAAGGAGTTTGATGGGATGACTGCACGTGTAATTCAGCACGAATATGATCACTTGGATGGCATCCTGTTTACAGAAATGCTAAGCCCTCTGAAAAGACGCCTGTTGAAAGGTAAACTGGACAAGATTACTAAAGGCCAGTGTAACTACGACTATAAAATGAAATTCTACAAGAAGTAG
- a CDS encoding calcium/sodium antiporter, producing MEIWLNILLLLLGFGLLIEGPSQFLEGTSSLAQKYKLSEVTLGLSLVAFTTSVPELTVSIVAHLYGETDVVFANIIGSNNFNLLFILGLTALISPIMINRNNIWRDIPYALIVTVMLFVLVNDAYFFGKEYADTLSFLEAGLIFLLFIVFLLYLVTHEPEENELLVTEVKELPALLIFEDIVVGMVTITAGGYLTVTQSLEISQYIGKSTEFIAIFILATGTSLPELVTSIMAVRKKRMDIVFSNVTGSNIFNIVFILPVTRLMGKMPYHYHLNTDLIVQIMAIVLVFLFSHTQRKKLLSRFEGGMLMLIFIVYMTFVYVRG from the coding sequence TTGGAGATCTGGCTTAACATACTACTGCTACTTCTTGGCTTTGGGCTTCTTATCGAAGGTCCTTCCCAATTCCTGGAAGGTACGTCCTCCCTTGCCCAGAAATACAAACTTTCAGAAGTGACACTTGGCTTAAGCCTTGTTGCCTTCACCACATCCGTTCCAGAACTAACGGTAAGTATTGTAGCCCATTTGTATGGCGAAACAGATGTCGTATTTGCCAACATCATAGGCAGTAATAACTTCAACCTTCTATTTATTCTGGGACTCACAGCACTGATCTCTCCCATAATGATTAACCGTAACAATATCTGGAGGGATATCCCTTACGCACTGATTGTAACGGTAATGCTGTTCGTTTTGGTCAATGATGCCTACTTTTTTGGAAAAGAGTATGCAGACACATTGAGCTTTTTGGAGGCAGGACTAATATTTCTGTTGTTTATCGTATTCCTGCTGTACTTGGTCACCCATGAACCTGAAGAAAATGAGTTATTAGTAACGGAAGTGAAAGAGCTGCCTGCCCTACTGATTTTTGAGGATATTGTGGTTGGTATGGTTACCATCACAGCTGGTGGTTACCTTACGGTTACACAATCACTGGAAATCAGTCAATACATAGGCAAGAGTACGGAATTTATCGCCATCTTTATTTTGGCAACAGGTACTTCCCTGCCCGAATTGGTAACCTCCATTATGGCTGTCAGAAAAAAGCGGATGGATATTGTATTCAGTAATGTAACAGGGTCTAACATTTTCAATATCGTCTTTATTCTTCCTGTAACAAGACTAATGGGTAAGATGCCCTACCATTACCACCTCAACACAGATTTGATAGTACAAATCATGGCTATTGTACTCGTTTTTCTTTTTTCCCATACCCAAAGAAAAAAGCTATTGAGCAGGTTTGAAGGAGGAATGCTTATGCTAATTTTCATTGTGTACATGACCTTCGTCTACGTAAGGGGATAA
- the lpcA gene encoding D-sedoheptulose 7-phosphate isomerase: MQYQDIIKKELDEAVVVLNNFLADPENIACIEQAARTLANSFKQGGKVLSCGNGGSHCDAMHFAEELTGRYRDNRPSYPAIAISDPSHMSCVSNDFGYDHVFSRYIEGLGQNGDVLFGISTSGNSANIIRAIEAARQKGMKVIVLTGKDGGKMEGMADIELRVSHFGYADRIQEVHIKIIHILILLIEKMMVE; encoded by the coding sequence ATGCAATATCAAGATATAATCAAAAAAGAACTGGATGAAGCAGTAGTTGTACTGAACAACTTTTTGGCTGATCCTGAAAACATAGCCTGCATAGAACAAGCTGCCCGAACATTGGCAAATAGCTTCAAGCAAGGCGGCAAAGTACTTTCATGTGGCAATGGAGGTTCACACTGTGATGCCATGCACTTTGCTGAAGAACTAACTGGACGCTACAGGGACAACCGCCCTTCCTATCCAGCCATAGCCATTTCTGACCCAAGTCATATGTCATGTGTCAGTAACGACTTTGGTTATGATCATGTATTTTCGAGATACATTGAAGGCTTAGGACAAAACGGTGATGTGCTTTTCGGAATCAGTACAAGTGGAAATTCCGCTAACATTATTCGTGCGATAGAAGCCGCCCGTCAAAAAGGTATGAAAGTAATTGTACTTACTGGTAAGGACGGTGGAAAGATGGAAGGCATGGCTGATATAGAGCTAAGGGTTTCTCACTTTGGCTATGCAGACCGCATTCAGGAAGTCCATATAAAAATCATCCATATCCTGATTTTATTGATCGAAAAGATGATGGTTGAATAG
- a CDS encoding DUF4290 domain-containing protein: MTDPNYNTARPELKLKEYGRNVQMLVEYISELEDKDKRTKYANILIQLMKQLNPNVNAGTDSLQRTWDHLYVMSSFDLDVESPYPIPEEDVLWRKPQRIAYKDGEMRFKHYGRNIEMLVGKALDEEDEDVRLKAFANIMRLMKNFYQSWNQENPDEAVIMQDIETMAKGGVDMMVVLDKFPFLVDKRNYNDVIKKYNSRKRKKY, from the coding sequence ATGACAGATCCCAATTATAATACAGCTAGGCCCGAGCTAAAACTGAAAGAATACGGTAGAAACGTACAGATGCTTGTGGAATACATCTCAGAGCTTGAGGATAAAGACAAGCGTACAAAATATGCCAATATACTCATACAGTTGATGAAACAGCTGAACCCAAATGTAAATGCTGGCACAGATAGCCTTCAGCGTACATGGGATCACCTTTATGTTATGTCCAGTTTTGATTTGGATGTTGAAAGCCCTTACCCAATTCCTGAAGAGGATGTTTTGTGGAGAAAGCCACAGCGCATTGCATACAAGGATGGTGAAATGAGGTTCAAACATTATGGCCGCAATATTGAGATGCTGGTAGGTAAAGCACTTGATGAGGAAGACGAAGATGTGAGGTTGAAAGCATTTGCCAATATTATGCGCCTGATGAAAAACTTCTATCAGTCATGGAATCAGGAAAACCCTGATGAAGCTGTAATTATGCAGGATATTGAAACTATGGCGAAAGGTGGTGTTGATATGATGGTAGTGCTTGATAAGTTCCCATTCTTGGTGGACAAGCGTAACTACAATGATGTGATCAAGAAATACAACAGCAGAAAAAGAAAGAAGTATTAG
- the ruvX gene encoding Holliday junction resolvase RuvX, translating into MARIISIDFGLKRTGLAVTDPMQIIASGLETVETKKLIPYLKEYMAKEEVEAIVLGHPRKLNTEDTHTTQPVLKLEKELNKIFPDKPVHLIDERFTSKMALDAMIASGSKKKDRRNKGNIDKVSAVIILQSYLEQKGNSLF; encoded by the coding sequence ATGGCTAGAATTATAAGTATAGATTTCGGACTCAAACGAACAGGACTTGCTGTTACAGATCCAATGCAGATCATTGCAAGTGGGCTTGAAACAGTTGAAACCAAAAAGCTGATCCCTTACCTCAAAGAATATATGGCAAAGGAAGAAGTAGAGGCTATTGTGTTGGGACATCCTCGTAAACTGAATACAGAAGATACACATACAACACAGCCTGTACTGAAACTGGAGAAGGAGTTGAATAAGATTTTTCCGGACAAGCCTGTTCACCTGATTGATGAACGTTTCACATCCAAGATGGCTTTGGATGCCATGATTGCAAGCGGCTCCAAAAAGAAGGATCGACGTAATAAAGGAAACATTGACAAAGTCAGTGCTGTTATTATTCTGCAATCGTATTTGGAACAAAAAGGGAACTCCCTGTTCTAA
- a CDS encoding AP2/ERF family transcription factor has translation MLVKLQLKNSPKEVIVDDFVYDYLRDNPYLKSLDFIHNLREHSSGRAVFQKSWKQKSGKYKTETIYLHKLVAEKFLEKENTRKGDLVKIINGNRLDCRVKNLEWSNRSDIKRNIGSTRNKTGYIGVFKDRYNYRAVIYKDRKPIPLGSFKTAEEAALAYNNKSIELFGKTKSLNKIKTSNIKGNTQEEA, from the coding sequence ATGCTTGTCAAACTGCAGTTGAAAAACTCACCAAAAGAGGTGATTGTTGATGACTTTGTGTATGATTACCTAAGAGACAACCCTTATCTGAAAAGCCTGGACTTTATACACAATCTTAGAGAACACTCATCAGGTAGGGCTGTATTCCAGAAATCATGGAAACAGAAATCGGGTAAATACAAAACAGAGACTATTTACTTACACAAACTGGTAGCCGAAAAGTTTCTTGAAAAAGAAAACACTCGAAAAGGCGACCTTGTTAAAATCATCAACGGCAATAGGCTTGATTGTCGCGTGAAAAACTTAGAGTGGAGTAACCGCTCAGACATCAAACGTAACATTGGCTCTACACGTAATAAAACGGGATATATCGGTGTATTCAAAGACCGTTACAATTACAGAGCTGTAATTTACAAAGACCGTAAGCCTATTCCTCTTGGAAGTTTCAAAACTGCAGAAGAAGCGGCATTGGCCTACAATAACAAATCCATTGAGCTTTTTGGCAAAACGAAAAGTCTCAACAAAATCAAGACCTCCAATATTAAAGGTAACACACAGGAAGAAGCTTAA
- a CDS encoding arsenate reductase family protein, producing MRKVYHLSTCDTCKRIIKELGIGEDFEKQDIKTAAITTEQLDEMKALAGSYESLFSRRSRQYAARGLKDQQLNEDDYRSLILEEYTFLKRPVFIIDGEIFIGNTKKTVEAIAAKIAE from the coding sequence ATGAGAAAAGTTTATCACCTCTCCACTTGTGACACTTGCAAAAGAATTATAAAGGAATTGGGAATCGGAGAGGATTTTGAAAAACAGGATATTAAGACTGCCGCTATCACAACTGAGCAGCTAGATGAGATGAAAGCACTTGCAGGTAGCTATGAGTCGCTATTCAGCCGTCGCTCTCGTCAGTATGCAGCAAGAGGCTTAAAGGATCAGCAGCTGAATGAAGATGATTACAGGTCGCTGATATTGGAAGAGTACACATTCCTGAAGCGTCCTGTTTTTATAATTGATGGTGAAATCTTTATCGGAAACACTAAAAAGACGGTTGAAGCCATTGCAGCTAAGATCGCTGAATAA
- a CDS encoding ABC transporter substrate-binding protein produces the protein MQFTDQTGYSIILDNLPKRIVSLVPSQTELLYTLGLQNEVVGITKFCIHPSSWKQEKTCIGGTKKFRMDTIDELKPDLIIGNKEENYQEGIETLRQKYPVWTSDIANLDEAIDMINQVGTITGKSEKAKTLTQSILSEFEQLKGSHSSKSVLYLIWKNPYMAAGKQTFIDHMISAAGWTNVVSDTRYPEINTLEIQQLNPDLIFLSSEPYPFKEKHINELQEQLPASKVLLVDGELFSWYGSRLLKTGQYLNGLREMTDQL, from the coding sequence ATGCAATTCACAGATCAAACTGGCTACAGCATTATATTAGACAACCTACCTAAAAGAATTGTTTCGCTTGTTCCTTCTCAAACTGAACTGCTATACACACTAGGACTTCAAAATGAAGTGGTTGGAATTACAAAATTTTGTATTCATCCTTCTAGCTGGAAACAGGAAAAAACCTGTATAGGAGGCACTAAAAAGTTCCGAATGGATACCATTGATGAACTAAAACCTGACCTTATCATTGGGAACAAGGAAGAGAACTATCAAGAAGGAATTGAGACCCTACGACAAAAATATCCCGTTTGGACAAGTGATATTGCCAATCTCGATGAGGCTATAGACATGATCAATCAGGTCGGGACCATCACGGGAAAATCAGAGAAAGCTAAGACACTGACTCAAAGTATACTATCCGAATTTGAGCAACTTAAAGGCTCACATTCCTCTAAATCTGTACTGTACCTGATTTGGAAAAATCCCTATATGGCAGCAGGAAAACAAACCTTTATTGACCATATGATTTCAGCAGCTGGATGGACAAATGTGGTCTCTGACACACGATATCCTGAAATAAACACTCTAGAGATTCAACAATTAAATCCTGACCTTATATTCCTGTCCTCTGAACCATATCCTTTCAAGGAAAAGCATATCAATGAGCTTCAGGAACAGTTGCCGGCATCTAAGGTACTCCTTGTTGACGGGGAGCTTTTCTCATGGTATGGAAGTCGGCTATTGAAAACGGGTCAATACCTTAATGGCCTTAGGGAAATGACAGATCAGCTTTGA
- a CDS encoding D-2-hydroxyacid dehydrogenase codes for MREIVFLDTLTMGKVSNLKVLDKFGHVTYYETTSAEEVFPRIKGKEVVVTNKVVISEAHMRACPELKLICIAATGTNNVDLNYAEEAGIAVMNAVDYSSDSVAQFTVGMLLHLLNKTTYYDQFVHNGAYSALQIFTHIGPSFFELKDKKAGIVGLGNIGGKVAHILEAFGMEVLYYSSSDTSRSNKYKKVSLKELMSNCDVISIHAPLTDKTKNLIGAEELSLMKSHALILNTGRGGILDEEALVEAINNGEIGGAGIDVYEKEPLPKGHILLQCKFPEKLLLTPHVAWASQESRHLLMDRVAENILKFYES; via the coding sequence ATGAGAGAAATCGTTTTTCTGGATACCCTGACAATGGGAAAGGTTTCCAACCTGAAAGTCCTCGATAAGTTTGGGCATGTTACCTATTATGAAACCACTTCAGCAGAGGAAGTTTTTCCACGGATAAAAGGAAAAGAAGTAGTGGTGACAAACAAAGTGGTAATCAGTGAGGCCCATATGCGGGCATGCCCTGAACTGAAGCTGATTTGTATTGCTGCAACTGGAACCAATAATGTAGACTTGAACTATGCTGAAGAGGCAGGCATTGCTGTAATGAATGCGGTGGACTATTCTTCTGACAGTGTAGCTCAGTTTACGGTAGGGATGTTGTTGCACTTGCTGAATAAAACCACTTACTACGATCAGTTTGTACATAACGGTGCATATAGTGCACTACAGATATTTACCCATATAGGTCCATCGTTTTTTGAGTTGAAGGATAAGAAAGCAGGCATTGTAGGGCTGGGAAATATAGGTGGTAAAGTTGCACATATATTGGAGGCTTTTGGGATGGAAGTGTTGTACTATTCATCTTCAGACACGAGTAGAAGCAACAAGTACAAGAAGGTAAGTCTGAAAGAGTTGATGAGTAACTGTGATGTGATAAGTATCCATGCTCCACTGACGGATAAAACCAAAAACCTGATAGGAGCTGAAGAACTTTCCTTGATGAAATCTCATGCCTTGATTTTGAATACAGGTAGGGGAGGGATTTTAGACGAAGAAGCTTTGGTGGAAGCGATCAACAATGGTGAAATTGGAGGGGCAGGGATCGATGTATATGAGAAAGAGCCACTTCCGAAAGGGCATATTCTGCTCCAATGTAAATTCCCTGAAAAGTTATTGCTGACACCTCATGTAGCTTGGGCCAGCCAAGAGTCAAGGCATTTACTGATGGATAGAGTGGCGGAAAATATCCTTAAGTTTTACGAAAGCTGA
- a CDS encoding bestrophin family protein, producing the protein MEKDSKDLFNSTIFLIVKFKGYLVRKLARNLISIAIPCLLFSAIHELTEFNFASSFSLPGLLGAALGVLLVFRTNTAYDRWWEARKVLGSMVNICRHFALHIHMQIEESENKKRLFLMLKAFPFVLKEHLRKGVIFEELTFLPDDILEQLKQWQHRPNGLVRMMLQVIEHEYERGNLSDFQRIKFMEYTDNLLVVLGKCERIHNTPIPIAHAYLLKIYIWIYAMIMPIGFIDQLGWWTFVPVLIIYYVAMSLVIIAEEIEDPFGHDPNDLPTDKMAHMIKGNIEEIQYKQPDYQVVV; encoded by the coding sequence GTGGAAAAAGATTCTAAAGATTTATTCAACTCTACTATCTTCCTGATTGTCAAGTTCAAAGGCTATCTAGTCCGAAAACTTGCCCGTAACCTAATCAGCATTGCCATTCCCTGCCTGCTATTCAGCGCGATACATGAGCTAACAGAATTCAACTTTGCCAGCAGTTTTTCACTGCCAGGATTATTGGGAGCTGCTTTAGGTGTTTTGTTGGTATTCAGAACAAACACAGCTTATGACAGGTGGTGGGAAGCCCGTAAAGTTCTTGGCTCAATGGTCAATATTTGCAGGCACTTTGCATTGCATATCCACATGCAAATAGAAGAATCTGAAAATAAAAAGCGGTTGTTTCTTATGCTTAAGGCATTCCCTTTTGTACTGAAAGAACACCTTAGGAAAGGAGTTATTTTTGAGGAACTAACATTCCTTCCTGACGATATCCTTGAACAACTCAAACAATGGCAACACCGCCCTAATGGTTTGGTCAGAATGATGCTTCAAGTGATAGAACATGAGTACGAACGTGGTAACCTATCAGACTTCCAGCGCATCAAGTTTATGGAATACACCGACAACTTGCTGGTTGTACTTGGTAAATGTGAACGTATTCACAATACACCGATTCCTATTGCTCACGCCTACTTACTGAAAATTTATATTTGGATTTATGCCATGATCATGCCGATTGGGTTTATAGACCAGCTGGGTTGGTGGACATTTGTTCCGGTACTGATCATCTACTATGTAGCCATGAGCCTTGTGATTATTGCTGAGGAAATTGAGGATCCATTTGGACATGACCCAAATGACCTCCCTACAGATAAAATGGCTCATATGATAAAAGGCAATATTGAAGAAATACAATACAAACAACCTGACTACCAGGTGGTGGTCTAA